The genomic DNA TTGTCAAACACTTAGGTTGAGTCTCGACTTTGAGCTTTGTTGTGTTATGATTTACGTTTTTTATATATGCaaatcttcttgttttgtttatgtttaatcATCTGTTTATGTCTCAACTTTGAGCTTTGTTGTGTTATGATTTACGTTTCTGATTAAGACATTTGTTATGTTTCAGGTTGTTGGGGTCCATGCGACATGTGAAGCTGTTTGTACTCTAATGAAGGTGGAACTGTTTTTTGGTGAATCCCGTGAAGGTGGGCCTGTGTTTTGGTGAGTCCCGTGAAGGTGGTCATGTTCTGTTAAGAACCGTGAAGCTGTTTGTATGCGACATGttgttttttgtatgtttgtatgTTTCTCGGTGGTCCTAGTGACTTGTGAATCATTTTCGGCCTGTTATGTTTTGCCTTTTCTATATATTGGCCACATATCAGATTCATTCGTATCATCcttcttttcatttcttgtaTCTCTCATTCGgattgtaggttttttttttaagttgtaaacTTTTAAAACCATAACCTTGTTCTCAAACAGTTTCTATcttctaaacccaaaaacaaaaaaaccatttatCCACAATAAAGGATCAAATTTTCTATCTTTAAACCCACAAATATTTTAACAAGATGTCAAGTTGGAGTTCtgatcaagaagttgatgataTGGTAGAGGAAGAAGTTGACAGTATAGTGGAGGAAATTCAGAACCATTGGACTCAATCGGAAGATCCACAATTACCAGTTTTCAGAAGAGTGCACATTAATAGAGACCGAGAAGGAGGCCACAATCGgttatggaatgattattttagtgagaaTCCCACTTACACTCAAGGTATGTTTCGCCGTCgatttagaatgaacaaaccgTTATTCTTGCGTATTGTTAATAGTATTGAACATGGGGTCCCTTACTTCAAACAAAGACGAGATGCAACTGGAAGGCTCGGTCTTTctgcacttcaaaaatgtacggcagcaattcgtatgatggcatacGGAAGTGCAGCAGATATGATGGACGAATATCTACGACTTGCTGACACCACTGCGCACAAATGCCTTGAAGAATTTGTTAGCGGAGTTATAAATCTTTTCGGAGAAGAGTACCTCAGAAGGCCTACAGCGGAAGACCTCCAACGATTACTGAATATTGGAGAATATCGTGGTTTTCCCGGAATGATAgggagcatagattgtatgcattggaagtggaagaattgtccgaCGGCATGGAAAGGACAGTATTCACGTGGATCTGGAAAACCGACAATCGTACTAGAGGCTGTGGCATCgcaagatttatggatttggcacgcTTTTTTCGGACCACCAGGTacattaaatgatatcaatgttttggacCGCTCACCAGTGTTCGATGATATACTAGAGGGTCGAGCTCCTAGAATTACCTACGTTGTCAATGGATGGCAATACAAAATGGCGTACTATCTCACTGACGGTATCTATCCAAAATGggcaactttcatccaatcaattACACTTCCACAAGGTCAAAAAAACCAACTCTTTGCTAGATATCAAGAAGCATGTCgaaaagatgtagagcgtgcatttggagtttTGCAGGCTCGATTTGCAATCGTAAAGAATCCCGCACTTTTTTTGGATAAAGCAAAAATAGGCAAGATAATGAGAGCTTGTATAAtattgcataacatgatagtggaagacgaacgacatgaaTATAGTTTCTACGATCCATCAGAGTTTTATCAAGGAGAAGGAAGCGGAACTTCTCATGTGGATTTATCATATTCAACAGATAGGCCAACGAATCTCCATAATATAATGACCATGCGAAATGACGTTCGGGATCCAAAAATGCATGACCGCCTTCAAAAAGACTTGATTGAacatatctggcaaaaatttggtgcaacccaACAATAGAACggatttaatttatttttccgtAGCTCGTTtcttctattataatttatatttgtctattttccccgattttgtaaaatatgtttagtaTTTCTGAATTctgtaaaatgtttttatttctaatatAAGTAACTAATATTacttatttttcaatttaaaattatttaaatttgaaaattaataaacaataattttaatgatTGAGAAACCTATGTGGGTTACTCTAGTGGAAGGAAGAATTTTGATAAGTACTTAATGGGTTATTTTGattagattaataaaaattatataattaatttaattgtgAGTAACCCATATGGGTTACTCCATTGGCCTTGCtcttactctttcttttttctttaccaatagtttcgttttgtttgtgttagttTAGCATTAATAagcattttgttttaattatataatcttgCGAATTAAAGGACTTTTACTATCCCTTCTTGAATCTTGGTAtcatccccaaaaaaaaaaaattatgaggaAGACACGAAtgtattagttatgttattatacaaaaaacgtgtacattaaaattaaaaagaaaagtattacTAAT from Camelina sativa cultivar DH55 chromosome 7, Cs, whole genome shotgun sequence includes the following:
- the LOC104704123 gene encoding putative nuclease HARBI1, which translates into the protein MSSWSSDQEVDDMVEEEVDSIVEEIQNHWTQSEDPQLPVFRRVHINRDREGGHNRLWNDYFSENPTYTQGMFRRRFRMNKPLFLRIVNSIEHGVPYFKQRRDATGRLGLSALQKCTAAIRMMAYGSAADMMDEYLRLADTTAHKCLEEFVSGVINLFGEEYLRRPTAEDLQRLLNIGEYRGFPGMIGSIDCMHWKWKNCPTAWKGQYSRGSGKPTIVLEAVASQDLWIWHAFFGPPGTLNDINVLDRSPVFDDILEGRAPRITYVVNGWQYKMAYYLTDGIYPKWATFIQSITLPQGQKNQLFARYQEACRKDVERAFGVLQARFAIVKNPALFLDKAKIGKIMRACIILHNMIVEDERHEYSFYDPSEFYQGEGSGTSHVDLSYSTDRPTNLHNIMTMRNDVRDPKMHDRLQKDLIEHIWQKFGATQQ